A stretch of DNA from Rhizobacter sp.:
GCATGTGCTGCCCGGCGAGCCTTTTGCGCAGGTGCGCGGCTGGCTGGGCGCCGCCGCGAACGAGCCCGCGCATGAACGCTCGCTGCACGACGACGCGCGCCGACGGCTGAACGCGCTCGCCGCCCAGCTGGCCGTGGCGCGCCATGCGCCGGTCGCGACCGAGAGTGCCGCCGGCGGCGCGCTGGAGGAGATCCTGCGCACCGCCGACAGCCTCGACGCACGGCTTCTCGTGCTGGGCGCACGCGGTGCGAGCGTGTGGCGACGTCTCGTCTTCGGCACCTTGTCGCTGCGGCTGATGAACCGCACGGCGCGGCCCCTGCTCGTGGTGCGCCAGACCCCGCGGGGGCCATACCGGCGTGTGCTGGTGGCGGTCGACTTCTCGCCCTGGTCGCTCGAAGCCGTGCGGCTCGCGCGGCGCATGGCACCGCACGCGCGCCTCGTGCTGCTCACGGCCTTTGAGGTGCCGTTCGAAGGCAAGCTGCACTACGCGGGCGTCGATGCCGCCACCGTGGCGCGCTACCGCCAGCAGGCGCACGCGCAGGCGAGGCAGCGGCTGCATGCGCTGGCGCACGAGGCGGGGCTCGCGCTGCCGGAGTGGGAGCCATGCGTGGTCGAAGGTGCTGCGCCTCGCCGCATCGTCGAGGCCGAGCGCACGCAGCAGTGCGACCTGGTCGTGCTCGGCAAGCACGGCCAGTCGGCCACGGTCGACCTGCTGCTCGGCAGCGTGACGCGCGAGGTGCTGGCCCGGGGCCGCGCCGACGTGCTCGTGTCGACCCGGCAAGCGGCACGCGCCTTGCCGGAGCCTGGGCCGCCCATCGGCAGAAGGAGAGCCCATGCCCCCTGAACCCCTTGCCCCCGATCCGCGGGCCCCGCGGGCCTCACGCCCATGTTCGAGCTGAACCTGCCGTGGTGGGAGCTGGTGGCGCGCGCCGCCATCGTGTACGCCGCGCTGCTGGTGATGGTGCGCGTGGCGGGCAAGCGCACCGTGGGTCAGTTCACGCCGTTCGACCTGCTGGTGGTGATGCTCTTGAGCGAGTCGGTCAGCAATGCGCTGTCGGCCGACGACAACTCGGTCAGCGGCGGGTTGATCCTGGCGGGCACGCTGGTGCTCTTGAACATCGGGCTGGCGGTGGCGGGGGCCCGCAGCCGCAAGGTCGAGGAGATTGCCGAGGGCACGCCGGTGCTGATCGGCCGCGATGGAAAGCTGTTCGAAGACGTGCTCAGGCGCGAGCGGGTCGGTGTGGGCGAGGTCGAGAAGGCGCTGCGCGAGAGCGACTGCGAGCTGGCCGACCTGAAGCTCGCCTTCCTCGAATCGGATGGCCGCTTCAGCATCCAGAAAAAGAAGCCGGACTGAACCCTTCAGTCCTTGACGGCCTTGAGCGCGGTGGCCAGCGCGTGGGCGAGTTCCTCGCGCGAGTAGGGCTTGGCGAGCAGCTCCCACGAGAGCGGGGCGCTCTGGCTGGTGTCGAGCAGCTCGGCCGAGAAGCCCGACATCAAGAGGATCGCCAGGTGCGGCAGGCGTGCCTGCGCTTCGCGGGCGAGGTCGGTGCCGCGCATGCCGGGGCCCAGCGCAATGTCGCTCAGCAGCAGCTCGTAGGCGGCGTCTTGCGTGAGCAGCGGCAAGGCCTGCTCGGCGCTGGCGCACGGCGTGACTTCGCAACCCAGCGTGGCGAGGAAGCGCATGGCCACCGTGCGCACCTCGGGCTCGTCTTCCACCAGCAGCACCTTGAGGCCGGGTGGGATCACGCCGGGGCGGGCGTCGGCTTCGCCCGAGGCCTGCTCGGCTTGCGCGAAGCGCGGGATGTAGAGCGTGACCGTGGTGCCCTGGCCCACGGTGCTGTCGAGCGTGATGGCGCCGTGCGATTGCTTGACGAAGCCGTACACCGTCGAGAGCCCCAGCCCCGTGCCGCGGCCCAGCTCCTTGGTGGTGAAGAAGGGCTCGAAGGCGCGCTCCTTCACCGTGTCGGACATGCCCGAGCCGGTGTCGGAGACCGAGATCGCGATGTAGGCCTCGGGCTGGTCGTGCAGCTCGAAATCTCCACGCAGCTGCAGGGGCAGCGTCGCGCAGGGCTGGCCGCTGAAGCTCAGCGTGCCGCCGTTGGGCATGGCGTCGCGGGCGTTGATGGCGATGTTGAGCAGCGCCGATTCGAGCTGGCCCGGGTCGGCGATGCAGGGCGGGCAGTCGTCGGGCGCGTTGACCTCGATGCGGATGCGCTGGTCGAGCGTGCGGCGCAGCATGTCGGCCAGCGAGTCGATCAGCGAGGGCACGTCGATGCGGCTCGGGCTCAGCACCTGGCGGCGCGAGAACGCGAGCAACTTGCCGGTGAGTTCGGCGCCACGCTTGCTCGCGCGCGCGGCGGCGCTCACGAGCTGCTGGGCGTAGGCGTCGCCGTTGACGGCGGGCAGCTCTTCGAGCACCTGCAGGTTGCCCTGGATCACCGTGAGCAGGTTGTTGAAGTCGTGCGCGATGCCGCCCGTCAACTGGCCCACGCTCTCCAGCCGCTGCGCGTGGTGCAGCGACTCTTCCGACTGCACGCGCTGCAGCGTGGCCGCGAGCAGGTTGGCCAGCGATTCGAGGAAGCGCACTTCGTCGTCGCCGAAACGCTGCGCCTCGGTCGACCGCACCGCCAGCGCGCCCACCACCTGCCCGCGGTCGGACAGCGGCACCGCCATCGCGCTCACGAGCCCCGCATCGAGGTAGGCCTGCGGCACGGTGTAGCGGCGCTCCTCGCGGTAGTCGGCCACGATGACGGGCTTGCTCTGGGCGAAGACGTAGCCGGGCGGCGTGTCGGGCCGGTTGGGGATGCGCCGCCCGATCACCTCGCTCGGCAGCAGGCCGGCCCCGGCCGCGATGCGGAACTCGAGCTGGTTGGGTTCAAGCAGGAAGACCAGCGCCACCTGCACCTGAAGTGCTTCCTTCGCCACCTGGGGCAACTGCTCGAGCAGCAGGGTGGCGTCGCGCGCGTCGACGGCGAGCCGGCCCATGCGCGCCACGCACTCGGCGTAGTGCGCGCGTTGCAGCGCACGCTTCACGCGCGGGTAGTTGCCGATGCCGCGGATGGCCACCACCACATGCGGCAGCCCCGCGCTCGCGAGCGGGCTGAGCGAGATCTCGACCATCACCTCGCTGCCGTCGCGCCGCTTGGCCACCAGCTCCATGTCGGTGCCCATGGGGCGCGGGCGTGGGTTCTTGGCGTAGGTGGCGCGGTACTCGGCGTGGCGCGGGCGGATGCTGTCGGGCACCAGCGCGTCGACCGACAGGCCCACGAGCTGCTCGGCGGTGTAGCCGAGCAGGGTTTCGGCGGCCGGGTTGGCCAGCTCGATCACGCCCTGGCCGTCGACCAGCAGCAGCGCATCGGGGTAGGCCGCAAAGATCGAGCGGAAGAGGGTCGGCTCGTCGAGCCCGGGCATGCTCATGCGGTGCTCACCTGAGGCACGAACACGTACCCGGCGCTGCGCACCGACTTCACGATCTGCGGCTGCTCGGGGTCGGCCTCGATCTTCTTGCGCAGGCGGCCGATCTGCACGTCGATCGTGCGGTCGAAGGGGGCGGCTTCACGGCCGCGGGTCTGCTCCAGCAGGAAGTCGCGCGAGAGCACCCGGCCCGGGTGGCGCGCCAGCACGCACAGGAGGTCAAACTCACCGGAGGTGAGCGCCACGTCGTGCCCCGCGGGGTGGGTGAGGCGGCGTGCGGCGGTGTCGAGAAGCCAGCCTTCGAACTTCAGGCGGTCGGGGTTGGCCGGGGCGGGCGCCGCGGCGGCCGGCGCGGCCGGCGAGCCCTCGATGCGGCGCAGCACGGCCTTGATGCGGGCCACCAGCTCGCGCAGGTCGAAGGGCTTGGTGACGTAGTCGTCGGCGCCGACCTCCAGGCCCACGACCTTGTCGACCGCATCGCCGCGGCCGGTCACGATCACGAGCCCGCAGCGCCAGCGCTCGCGCAGCTGGCGGGCGATGGTGAAGCCGTCTTCGCCGGGCAGGCCGAGGTCGAGCAGCACCAGGGCGGGGGTGTCCTTGGCCATCAGCTCCATCAAGGCCCGGCCGTTGTGGAGCTGGCTCACGCGGTAGCCGTGCGTCTTCAGGTAGCCGCCGAGCAGCTGGGTGATGTCGAGCTCGTCGTCGAGGACGGCGATGTGGGTGGCGGTGGTCGTCACGGGCGGGGGCAGGGCGCGGAAGAAGTCACAGGCCGAGGTTACCTCCACCCCGGGGTTTGACGCAGATCAGATCGTGACAGGGTCATCCCTTCAGGCCGGATTCACCCGCCCGACAACCGGAGATCGGCCGTGCTGAACCGGCGCTTGCCGACCCCTCACCACCCTGGGACCTCGCACATGAACCTGCAGAACCTCAAGCTCGGCACCCGCCTCATCGCGGCCTTCGTCTTCGTCTGCCTGTTGGGCGCCATCGTGAGCGCCGTCGGCATCTACAACATGGGGCGCCTCGACGACGTCGCCGACGCCATGTACGACCGGGAACTGCTCGGCGTCTCGTTCATGAAAGAGGCCAACATCAACCTCATCTACGTCGCGCGCGATCGCCGCAGTGCACTGCTGGCGCCCAGCGCCGCCGAGCGCGAAGCCTTCCTCAAGCGTGCCGACGAGAGCCTCGAGCGCATGCGCACCAACCTCGACAAGGCCAAGCCGCTTTTCGTGACGCCCAAGGGCCAGGCGCAGTTCGCCGCACTGGAGGCCGACCTGACCGAATACCACCGCCAGGGCGCGGTGCTGAAGTCCAAGATCGTCTCCGCCGACATGGACAAGCGCGAAGACG
This window harbors:
- a CDS encoding DUF421 domain-containing protein, giving the protein MFELNLPWWELVARAAIVYAALLVMVRVAGKRTVGQFTPFDLLVVMLLSESVSNALSADDNSVSGGLILAGTLVLLNIGLAVAGARSRKVEEIAEGTPVLIGRDGKLFEDVLRRERVGVGEVEKALRESDCELADLKLAFLESDGRFSIQKKKPD
- a CDS encoding universal stress protein yields the protein MSARGPILAATDFSAHAGHATTRAACVAHETRSALTLMHVLPGEPFAQVRGWLGAAANEPAHERSLHDDARRRLNALAAQLAVARHAPVATESAAGGALEEILRTADSLDARLLVLGARGASVWRRLVFGTLSLRLMNRTARPLLVVRQTPRGPYRRVLVAVDFSPWSLEAVRLARRMAPHARLVLLTAFEVPFEGKLHYAGVDAATVARYRQQAHAQARQRLHALAHEAGLALPEWEPCVVEGAAPRRIVEAERTQQCDLVVLGKHGQSATVDLLLGSVTREVLARGRADVLVSTRQAARALPEPGPPIGRRRAHAP
- a CDS encoding PAS domain S-box protein, producing MSMPGLDEPTLFRSIFAAYPDALLLVDGQGVIELANPAAETLLGYTAEQLVGLSVDALVPDSIRPRHAEYRATYAKNPRPRPMGTDMELVAKRRDGSEVMVEISLSPLASAGLPHVVVAIRGIGNYPRVKRALQRAHYAECVARMGRLAVDARDATLLLEQLPQVAKEALQVQVALVFLLEPNQLEFRIAAGAGLLPSEVIGRRIPNRPDTPPGYVFAQSKPVIVADYREERRYTVPQAYLDAGLVSAMAVPLSDRGQVVGALAVRSTEAQRFGDDEVRFLESLANLLAATLQRVQSEESLHHAQRLESVGQLTGGIAHDFNNLLTVIQGNLQVLEELPAVNGDAYAQQLVSAAARASKRGAELTGKLLAFSRRQVLSPSRIDVPSLIDSLADMLRRTLDQRIRIEVNAPDDCPPCIADPGQLESALLNIAINARDAMPNGGTLSFSGQPCATLPLQLRGDFELHDQPEAYIAISVSDTGSGMSDTVKERAFEPFFTTKELGRGTGLGLSTVYGFVKQSHGAITLDSTVGQGTTVTLYIPRFAQAEQASGEADARPGVIPPGLKVLLVEDEPEVRTVAMRFLATLGCEVTPCASAEQALPLLTQDAAYELLLSDIALGPGMRGTDLAREAQARLPHLAILLMSGFSAELLDTSQSAPLSWELLAKPYSREELAHALATALKAVKD
- a CDS encoding response regulator transcription factor; the protein is MTTTATHIAVLDDELDITQLLGGYLKTHGYRVSQLHNGRALMELMAKDTPALVLLDLGLPGEDGFTIARQLRERWRCGLVIVTGRGDAVDKVVGLEVGADDYVTKPFDLRELVARIKAVLRRIEGSPAAPAAAAPAPANPDRLKFEGWLLDTAARRLTHPAGHDVALTSGEFDLLCVLARHPGRVLSRDFLLEQTRGREAAPFDRTIDVQIGRLRKKIEADPEQPQIVKSVRSAGYVFVPQVSTA